A single genomic interval of Helianthus annuus cultivar XRQ/B chromosome 6, HanXRQr2.0-SUNRISE, whole genome shotgun sequence harbors:
- the LOC110864266 gene encoding uncharacterized protein LOC110864266, which produces MKLVWSPETAAKALLDTVKSCKGLDGSSVAELIAAMAGGWNAKLIVETWSQGDVATTSIGLSIASVHTCGRHVCIVPDEVSKTEYSRVLRTAGMSPEVIVGVPEEVVKGMVIDFLVVDGQKNNFGRVVMAAKFGGRGAVVVCKNAAARDVRLRSLFDGGSRRIVRSVFLPVGDGVDVAHVAAGEGGGSGSGSDKVKKSRWIRRVDIRSGEEFLFRKDGERLHHYRYGLESQNGGVSHP; this is translated from the exons ATGAAACTTGTTTGGTCGCCAGAAACCGCCGCTAAAGCTTTACTGGACACCGTTAAATCC tgCAAAGGTTTGGACGGATCAAGCGTGGCGGAGCTGATCGCCGCCATGGCCGGCGGCTGGAACGCAAAGCTCATAGTGGAAACATGGTCACAAGGTGACGTGGCAACCACAAGCATTGGTTTATCAATAGCAAGTGTGCACACGTGCGGCCGGCACGTGTGCATAGTTCCGGACGAGGTCTCGAAGACGGAGTACTCGCGCGTGTTAAGAACAGCCGGAATGTCGCCGGAGGTTATTGTTGGGGTGCCGGAGGAGGTGGTTAAAGGGATGGTGATAGATTTTCTGGTGGTGGATGGTCAGAAAAACAACTTTGGTCGGGTTGTTATGGCGGCGAAGTTCGGCGGGCGTGGGGCGGTGGTGGTTTGTAAGAACGCCGCAGCGCGTGATGTACGGTTGCGGAGCTTGTTTGACGGTGGATCACGGCGGATTGTGAGGTCGGTGTTTTTGCCGGTGGGGGATGGGGTGGATGTTGCCCACGTGGCGGCGGGTGAAGGTggcgggtcgggttcgggttcggaTAAAGTGAAGAAGAGTAGGTGGATCAGACGGGTCGATATTCGATCCGGTGAAGAGTTTTTGTTCCGCAA AGACGGAGAACGGTTACATCACTATCGATATGGGCTCGAAAGTCAAAATGGAGGAGTCTCACATCCATAA